In Streptomyces sp. NBC_00341, the DNA window ACACCACGCGCCCGGTCGAGGCCTGGCAGCGGGAGGTCGAGGAGAACCTCGCCCGCAGGGGCGCCGCCACCGAGGGCCGGCCGGTCTGATGCGGGTGGACGACCGGCTCACCGACGGGGCCCCGATGCGGGCGCTGGACTGCGAGCGGTGCGCGGCCCGGGTGCTGGTGCGCAAGAGCAGTCCGCAGCAGACGAGTGTGCAGTGGGACGGCCGGGCCGTGGCGCTCTGTGCGGAGCGCGACCCGGCCGGCGGACTCTTCGAGGGCTGCGGGTCCCTGCGCGACACGATCCGCGAGGCCGCGCTGCGAGGAGCCATCGAGATCGTGGACGGGCCGGGCACCCACGAGATCCGCTGAGGAACGGCGCATGAGGCCGGGTACGCGTCCGTATCGCGTACCCGGCCTCGTGCGTGACGCCGGCCCGGCGTTGCCTCAGGCGTCCGTACCCGGCGGGGTGAACGCGGCCAGCGGCTCGGAGCCGGACCAGTCGTGGCCCCAGTAGCTGTCGGCGGTGATCTCCTCGGCCGTGTAGTGCCGCTCGTCCACGCGCATCCCGTCGCAGCCGTACTCGATGTCCCAGCCGCCGGGTGCGCGTACGTAGAACGACACCATCTTGTCGTTGGTGTGCCGGCCCAGCGTGGAGGAGAGGGAGAAGCCTGCTCTGCCCACGTTGTCGAGGGCGCGGCCGACCGCGTCCAGGCTGTCCACCTCGACCATCAGGTGCACCAGCCCGGGTTCCTCGCCGTGCGGGGCGGGGCAGACGGCGAGGCTGTGGTGGCGTTCGTTGACGCCCATGAAGCGCACCCGGCGCGGCGGTTCGCCCGAGGCCCGGCCGCCGAGCCGGATTCCGCCGCGCGGCAGGAAGCCGAGCACCTCGGTGTAGAAGGCGACGGTCTCCTCCGCGCAGGTGGTGGGCAGCACGACGTGCCCCATCCCCTGGCCGCCGGTCACGAACCGCTGGCCGAATCCGGTGAGTACGGGGCTGTGGTCGAGGATCGGGGCGAAGTACACCTCGACGGGCACCCCGGCCGGGTCGTCGAAGGTGATGCCCTCCTCGATCCCCCGGTCGTCGGCCTCCTGCGCGGAGAGCGGCTTGACCGCCGTGCCGGAGGCCTCGACGGCGCGCCCCACGGCGGCGAGCGCGAACCGGTCCCGTACCTCCCAGCCGACCGACAGCACCCGGTCGCTGTCGCCCGGCAGGACGACGAGCCGGGCCCGGCGTTCGTCCATGCGCAGGTACAGGCCGTCGGGGTCCGGCCCCGAGCCCTCGGCGAAGCCGAGGGCGTCCACGGTGAGTTCGCGCCAGCGGGCGATGTCGCGGGTCTGGACCCGGAGATATCCGAGTCCGCGGATCTGCGTCATGACTGTTCCTCCCTGAGGGGACGTGCTCCGGACGAGGCGTCAGATCATCGAGCGCATCGGGCCCTGCGGCGGCTCGACGCCGATCTCGGTGAGCGCCGAGGCGTGGAAGACCGGGCCCGGTACGTGGATGGCGTGCGCGAGTCCGGTGTGCGCATCGCGCCAGAACCGCTGGATCGGGTTGTCCAGCCGCATCGCGTTGCCGCCGGAGCGGGCGACGATCTCGTCGACCGCGCGGACCGCCCGCCAGGCGGCGGCGGCCTGGGTCCGGCGGCCGACGGCCCGCTGCCGGAAGCTGATCTCCTGACCGGCCGCGACCGCGTCGTACA includes these proteins:
- a CDS encoding VOC family protein; translation: MTQIRGLGYLRVQTRDIARWRELTVDALGFAEGSGPDPDGLYLRMDERRARLVVLPGDSDRVLSVGWEVRDRFALAAVGRAVEASGTAVKPLSAQEADDRGIEEGITFDDPAGVPVEVYFAPILDHSPVLTGFGQRFVTGGQGMGHVVLPTTCAEETVAFYTEVLGFLPRGGIRLGGRASGEPPRRVRFMGVNERHHSLAVCPAPHGEEPGLVHLMVEVDSLDAVGRALDNVGRAGFSLSSTLGRHTNDKMVSFYVRAPGGWDIEYGCDGMRVDERHYTAEEITADSYWGHDWSGSEPLAAFTPPGTDA
- a CDS encoding ferredoxin, giving the protein MRVDDRLTDGAPMRALDCERCAARVLVRKSSPQQTSVQWDGRAVALCAERDPAGGLFEGCGSLRDTIREAALRGAIEIVDGPGTHEIR